DNA sequence from the Xanthocytophaga agilis genome:
CTGTATCTAGCACCTGATTCAAGGATACAGATTCGGTACGATCTTTCTGGTTTGATATTTTGGAAAATGACAACAGATCTTGGATTAAAACCGACATCCGCTTGGATGCTGACTGCATGCGTTCAAGAATAGGTATTCCATTCCCAAGTGAAGTTGCATATTCCTTCTTTAACAAATCTCCGAAAGCTTGAATCTTGCGAAGAGGTTCCTGCAAATCATGTGAGGCAATATAGGCAAACTTTTCAAGATTATCATTGGAGCGAGCCAGCAGTTGATTGGCTTCAAACAATTCATCATTGGTAGTAGCCAGTTCTTCATTGGTAGCGGCTAATTCTTCATTGGTTGTTGCCAGTTCTTCCGTACGCTTCTGAACCTGTTGCTCCAATACCAGTTGTGCAGAACGCCGCTCAGTTACATCCTGAGCCGTTCCAAACATTTTTACAGGTTTTCCCTGCTCATCAAAAAAGGTGCGGGCTTGTGCATGAATAATATATTTCTGGCCAGTGGTTCGGTTGGTTATTGCATATTCTTCATTGTAAATACCCCCCGATTCGGGATTGAGAGCCCAGGACATAGCCGTACGGATACGCTCCTGATCTGCGTTGGATAATACTGGATACACATCGTCTAGATCCTCTTCTTCAGGCAAGATACCAAACCATTCTCTGAGCCGATCTGAATAGGTGGTGCGGTTGGTAGCAGGGTCATAGGTCCAGGTTCCCAGTTGTGCCAGTTCAATGGCTCCCCGCATCATGGCTTCTGCTTCTTCTACTTTTTTGCGGGCAAGTACTAGATTGGTTACCTCAATGGCCGCTATGATCACTCCATAAATCTGGCCATTTGTGTTGGTAAGCGCCTTATACGTGTAATTGTAATAGCCTGTATAAGGGATTCCAAACCGTAGCAGGTCAAACCGTTCTTCCGGCTCATGAAACGTTTGTCCTGTGGTATATACATGCTGGAACCGGTCAGGTAAAGAGGTAGATCTCAGTTCGGGGATAGCTTCCAGAAGGGGTTTGCCTATAATGGATTCATCCCGTCCTATCATCTGAAGCATGTTCTCATTGATGGTATGGATCAACATCTGCTCAGTGGTCAAAACCATTTTGGCAACAGGTGAATTGTAGAAAATGGTTCTGGCGAACAATTCACTTTCTTCCAGTTTCTGGCGGTATATTACTTCATCTGTTACCTCAACTGCCATATTCAATATGGCATAAACCTGCCCCTTTTCATCTCTCAGTGGCTTATAGATAAAATTGAAGTAGAAACTGTCCAATTTGCCTCTTACTACAAGATCTGCTCGCATCTCCCGGGCATGATACACCTGACCTGTCTTATAAATCTGAGCCAATATATCCAGAAAGGGTTGTGACTCCAGTTCGGGCAAGGCATCGGCAAGTCGCATTCCTCGTACACTTTCATCTTTCCCCCATAGTTCAATCATCGTCTGGTTAGCTGTATCTATAATCAACTCTTCTCCACGATAGAGAGCTGTAGCAAAAGGAGCCTCTTCTATAAGAGAACGAAACTTGGCCTCACTGGAAGCCAGAGACTTCTGTGATAAAGTCTGAGTGGTCACTTCGTTGGCTAGTACCATTATCCCAGATACTTTGCCAGTAGCATTGCGTAAAGGGGTGTAGGCAAAATCAAAATAGGCATCTTCTAGTTTTCCATTGCGTTGCAGTTTAGCCAAGGTACCCACTCCCACAAAAGGTTCTGCGGTATGATAGACATGTTGTAACAATTCCCAGAATCCCTGTCCTTCCAGCTCAGGCAATGCTTCCATTAATTTCATGCCTATGATAGAACTATCTTTGCCCCACAAGTCAAACATTCGCTGATTACCTACCTCGATAATCATATCGGTTCCTTTCAGCAACCCCAATCCCATAGGGGCTTGCTCTACAATATTGCGGAATCGCTCTTCACTCACTTGCAGTTCCAGGCGAGCCTGCACCTCCAGAGTGATGTCCTGAGCGATGCCGGCAAAGAAATAGGGAGTATGGTGCTCATCATACTGGTAGGTTCCCAGGACTCTGACCCAGTGTATAGATCCATCGTCCCAGATAAAACGAACTTCGTATCGAAGTTTTCCTGATTGAGCAGCTTCCTGGTAAGCTTTGTCGCGAAGGGGAATATCATCCGGATGCAAGTGCTTTATCAGAAAATCCCGGTTTACCAGTTTTTCGGTTCCAGTCATAATCCTGGTCAGTGTCAGTGAATGTTCCATGTAATTATCTGCCATTCGAATGGTAAACCATCCTGCAGAAGCCCCTTCGAGGGCTAACTCTGACAAGTGCTCAAAAGCAGCCGCCTGTTTTTGTGACTCAATCAGTTCTGTTACATCCTGTGCAGTCCCTATAAACCGATAAGGATTACCTTCCGCAGTAAAACTGGTTTTGCCTTTACAGTGTATCCAGCGAACTTTTTTATCCTCAGCACTAATAGTACGAAAGCGAATATTATAAGGAACGTACTCAGCAAGTGTAAGACTCTGGCTGACTGCCAGTTTTACTTTTGCATGATCTTCCGGATAAATATAGTTAAACAGGTCATTATAAGAAGGAGCTTCTTCAGAGGGAAAGCCATATAGTTCTGTGCACCGATCATCCAAATAGACTTTATAATCAACCAGATCTAACTCCCATCTTCCTATCTCAGCTAATTGCAATGCCAATTCAGACCAATTTTCCTGTTCAGAGAGCCTTTGCTCAAAAAGATTTTTACTCATAGGTAGTAGTGATGTAACAAAGGTCAGCCAATTATGTCTTCGTGCAGGTAAGACATTGTGCAGGCCAAATATAAATATTTCCAGATAAATCACTCAAGATAAAATATACTCATGCACTAACATTTTCATATATTTTTTTCTACAATTTCCCCTGCTAAGGCTAACTGGAAATATGGTCAGAATAACCAGAATGGACTTGGTACAAACACTCGTTTTGAAAATCAGGTACTAGCCGCAGCAATTGTAACTGTGAAACAAGTTTACATGGGTGCTTATTTTTCAGCTGGCTTCTGATTTGGGTTTCACTCATCGTAAAAAAGTGCTTTTACTATTAACAACCATATAGGTAAAACTTTTTTACCCAGTGCTATGCTAACACATATACGTTCTACTGAAATGAGTATTTATATCATACTTCTGCTAGGTGCTTGGAAGTCTTACCAGGTATATTTCTATTTTGTGCCTGAAATGTCTAAAAACGGGCATGTTTTTTACCGCTATTATGCCAGACGTAAAGGTTTAGCATAGGAGTTATACAATGAAAATATTTGAAGCAAAAGTAATGAGGAGACCTTATTACTGGTCTACCTGCCGCCACAAATTTACTATCAGCAAGTTGCATTTGCAGAAACTGAAATATTATCCAACTCATCCTATTGATAGGTTTTCCCAAAGGCCACAAGCACAAATCCCTACTTTGATAAACTATCGTTTCATAGAAGATGAGTCTGGAATCTTTTCTAAACATGCCTGGCAGAAGAACAATGCAGTCCCAATAGGAGAATCCCTGGCCCGTGAGATAGAAAAGCTGGCAAAAAGCCGTAGTGGTTTTGTCAGTACCTGCTCAGAAGAAAAGGTAAGTATCTTTTTTGCCTCTAAAACAGACTTATTTATAGTAACTGCCACTTTGCACATAAAAAAGTATTGGTTAAAAACGCCAGTCTAAAATGTAAGAGGAATAAGACTTTAGGCTCCGATACATTGTTATATACAGTCATCTCCACTGGCAGGATTCCTATAATATAAGCCGAAAGCTTTTTGCAGAAATAGTCTTCCTGTAGTCCGCATCTCACATAGGTATTCCTACCTCTGGCAATAAACATGGCTGGATATTCATCCTTCCAGTTAGAGGATAAGTGATTGTGTAAACACCGAAAATGCATGGCGGAACAAGCTCGCTTCTGACTGAAATTGACATGCCATATCAGAAAGGTGCAGATGAGGGCTTTCAAAAAGTAACAACTTACAAATAAGGGTACACAAAAAATTCTCTGGCGATAGGGATCTGTTTGGTTACAGAGAAAACACTCCATAAGTGATCATTGAAAAACTATTATCCATTTGTTTTATCTAAAATAACCTACTATATGCAAGAAGTTCCTAAAGGAAAATTATTGATTATAGGAGGAGCCGAAGATATCGGAGATCCTCAAAAGTTGTCATGTGCTCAGGAAGAAAGTCGAAACTTTCAAAGCTTTGAAGTATTACAAGAACTACTTCCTGATAATTCCAAAGCCGATTATCGGATCGAAGTAATTACCACAGCTTCGGAAGAGCCAAACGAAATGGGCAAAAAGTACCAGAAGGCTTTTGAACGAGCCAACATTTCCAATGTAGGTATTATCCATATTAGCAACCGCGAGGAAGCCAATGCACCTGCTACAATCAAACGTATCGAGAAGGCCAGTGCCGTGTTTTTCAGTGGTGGAGATCAGTTTCGTCTTTCTACTATACTGGGTTCCTCTCAACTAATGGAGGTTATCACCCGAAAGTATATCCGGGAACCTGGCTTTATTGTAGGAGGTACTAGTGCCGGAGCTATGGCGATCTCGTCAGTGATGATCTATGAAGGGGATAGCCACAAGGCACTACTGAAGGGAACTGTAAAGATTAGTTCTGGCCTTGGGTTGATAGATCATTGCATCATAGATACACATTTTATTAACCGTGGACGGTTTGGACGGCTGGCAGAATCCATTATCACGAACCCTGCCTGTATAGGGCTGGGCCTTGGTGAAGATACAGCATTGGTTATTTATGATGGCAATAAAGCCGAGTGTTGTGGTTCGGGAATGGTCGTAGTAATCGATAGCAAAGAACTGGGACATACCAACATTGCGTATGTAGAGAAAGGAACTCCTTTATCTGCTGAAAATCTGACGGTGCATTTGTTGACGAAAGGAAACGGATTTTCGCTTAAAGAACGGAAATTTATTCCGGCAAAAAAGGATATGGAACTGGAGGAAAGCATCCGATCTCATTAGATTATCACCTTATATCAGATCGCATCTCATTCGATGACGGGTATTTTTTCAGTTTGACAGGTACTGCTCCATATATACATGAGCAGTACCTGAAAAAAGAATTTCGGGATCACTAGAAAAAAGCGCCCAATGTACAGGTGTGTTCTCAATGCGGAAGTCCACAACCAGCAGGTCAACAAACTTGCCCGGTTTGTAATCACAATACATAGAAGAGGCCATCATTTCTTAAGTGATAGGCAGGTAATGGAATACCTGACTGCATCCAATCTAAAAACAAATCCTCTGTATCAGTAACCGGATAGGAAGTTATCTACCATAAATAGATCCTTATCAATACGTATTTATACGTTCATTAATGCGTATTTATACGTATTGATGGGATTTATTTTTACTTCGTTATTGGCGGACAGTATTTTATAGACATACTCCTCTTTATTTAACAAATGGACGACGCCATTACGAAACCGCAAACAGGTGATATTGTTGAAGGTATCTTGTCTAATACTCGTATGACTATTATTCACATCACTTCCGACAATATATTTTCGCAAGAGATTCTTCATTGTGCCTATTTTGACAAAAAGCATTATATGAAAATAGAACTCTATCAGCCAAATGAAGTCAGATTCCTGTTACATCCAAACGATGGGAGGCAATCTCAACGTGAAATAAACATACACGATAGAGTGCTCCTCAACCACCAGAACTGTTCAGAACGTCCAGTTATGAAAATTACAAACTTTACAGAAAGTGAGAATATCTCACATGCTATCTGCGAGTGGCTAACGTTGGAGGGAGATATAGACCTTGAAATTCTCCCTCTGACAGCTTTAAAGAAAACAATGTAAGAAACACTTTCTGAGTGTAATTCACATACTACATTCAAAGAAACTATATAGTAAGAGCCTCATGTAGAATACGACAGAAAGAGGTCCTTAAAATGCGGATGCAGCTTTTTTGTAAAGTGAGTATAAATAAATGCGTTGAAACCTGGCTGATATGTTGTGTGTTAAAAACCGAATCCTACATAAATCTGGAAGACGCTGTTTTTAGAGTCTCTTAGCAACCGACTGGCATTGGTAGAACCATTCAGGCTGATCCCTCCATCTTTTCCTACCTCACGCAAACCATAGTTATAACGGAATCCCAGTGTAGCTCCCTTCAGATCAAAACCGAGACCACCAGCCAGACCATAATCAATGCTGTTGAATTTGTCTTTATTTAATTCGGTTACTCCATCTATCGATCCATCATCGTCTACATCTTTTATATTCACATTCGTCAGAAAGGCCGCATACGGACCGGCGTGAATGTTGAGAGGGCCCAGATTTACCATCAACAGAATAGGTACCTGAATATATCCCAGGTTGAAGCGGTATTTACCACTGCCCTGTAAAAAATTGCTATACTCGGTTTCAGAGCCTACCAGTGTATATAAAACCTCAGGCTGTATGGATAAAACTTCTCCTGCAATGGGTGCCTTTAGAAATACGCCTGCATTGAATCCAGGTTTAATCTTTTCGTCTCCGACTTCTGTTTTATAAAAGTTGGAAAGGTTAAGTCCCCCCTTGATCCCAAATTTTACTCCATCTGCCTCTTGTGCATAGGAATAGGTACTCACACTTAACAAGGCGAGCAAACTGAAAGTTAGATGCTTAAACGCCTGTTGTTTGATTGCAAAAAGATTTTTCATGCTGGTTGTGATTAGTTAGTATAAGTAAACTTAGTTGTTGTAGCGATTGATTGTATATCAGTCAGATCCTACAGCATATAGGTATATTTCGTTTTGCATACCCAGGCAATCTGTTTTCAATACCACTCTATACCAGTACCTGATACAATGAATCATTCTGATACAGTTTAGGTCCGTATCTATACTGTATCGCGCCTGTTCAAACACATCTGCAAAAAGCAGAAACTTTAATCTCATACCCAGATCCCTAAAAGCCTATTGGATGAGTCAATGAGTATAAAATCTGTGAATTGTTATATACGAAAGAAAGTATAGTGTTGGAAATGAACTAATAGGTATGCCTTTCTGTGAAAGAAAGGGTAGTAGAAAAGAAAGTAGAAAAAGTTACCAGCATAGCAATAACTCTTTCTTTCAATTTTCTATAGACATCACTTTATATTTTATCTCAATATTCTATCTCAATTTAAGGAGTACAGTCAGTGAATCTCTGTTAGTGGAAGCATTGGTAAGACACAATACCCAACAAAGAGGATCAATTACAGTCTGTCAGTTAGATTCCTGAAAGACAATACACCATACTTCTGCTAATAATATGATAAAACAATGCCACTAGACCAGTAAATAATTTAGATCAACCGTTTATGTGGCAAATACTTAAAATGCAAAACAGGTATTTTGTGCAGATAAAATCTTCCTTATAGGCTTATTCTGAACGTTCACACATTGCATTTCATACACAGATTACTGCAATCAACAGAAACGTATACTGATGCAGGATGTGGTAAATACTTATCACAAGCTTCTTTGTGATGAATACTTGTTGTTTATACCTGTTGAGGTATAGATTTTATGAAGAACAGGCAAAAGAAGTGTTGATTTTTAGTACGGAATTAATTTCTCATCAGAGACTTTATGCTACAGGTTTTTTGATTGAGAAAATTTTTGGAGTTATACTATAGCCTTGTCTGCTTACTGTCTAACTGCAACAGCCAGACATTCACATTGAGTGGACTGATCCGTTTGGGTATGAGAAGTAGTTGAAACAAACCTGGAAAAGGTAATAAAAAAAGAGTCAACCCTTCTACAGTCGGGTTGCGTATTTTGAGTGAGTACCCAATTCAGATCCACTCTGTTTCATTTTTGTGATTAAAGTAATGGTAACAGACATTCTTAGTAAAGATAAGATGGTATACCATTAGAGCAATTCATCTACACAGGAAATAACAGATATAACTGATCTGGTATATGTAAGCCTGTAATTACTCATGGTGAGATGTATTGTTGAATAGATATATCTGATAAAGATCAGACCCATATCTACAAAAAGAAAGATAAAAAGGAGATCAACGAGTAGTTATACTATTCATAGCTTCAGAAAAGGTAATTACCCGGTAATGTTCTTTATTCGCATTCAGATATTGTAGAAAACGCTTGTGTGTCTCTTTGCTTACCTGAAAAAACTCTCCGCCAATGCCATGAAACTGATAAATACCCATTCCGCCTGCTTGTTTTACCTTTTCGGCAAAGGCAATTAGTTCGTTCAGTGTGGTTCCGTCTTCCACCAGCCAGCTCGGTACCTGCATTGGATTAAGGGTTTTGTAATCAGTAACTATATTGGTACGGTCACCGCCACCTCTGGCATAACTGATCAGACCTGTCTTTTGTAGTTCGGTAGAGTAGTCTTTTCCTTGCACTATCACATTATTGCAGGGATAGGCAAATGTTCGTTTGGCTTTCTTCTGATCCAGTAGTGTGAGTAATGCATTGGAGAGAGTCACTTCTTCCAAAATGCGTGTAAGGGTATATTGCTCAATAGCCACCTGCTTTTCCCAACCTAGTTTTTCAGGGCAAGGATGAAACAGTGTATGATTACCCAACTCATGTCCTTTCTGTGCAGCCTGTTGCCAGCCTACTACTGCTGGAGAAGCTTTTCCAAGAACATCCGATGAGCCCGCAATGGAATTCAGAAAAAATGTAGCTTTCAAGCCAGCCGAGTCCAGTTGTGGTACAGCTACCGACAAGTGAGAGGCCAGGCCGTCATCATAGGTAAGACAGATGATTGCTTTTGCAGCAGGCTTTTTGCCAGAGCTATTCGTCTGTGAAAAAGCACTCACAGAAAGTACCACACAATAAAGAAAGATAACCTGTTTCATTTGGACGCTGCCTGGTGATGCTGTATGGTGAGGATTACTTTTGTTGATTTAGCCTGTATTGTTTACCACTCTCTGAGAGGAGCTTATTGTAATTTCACTATCTGGTAATCACTTAATCCGGAGACAAAGCCGGGCCTACAGCTTCCATGTGATGTTTTATCAGCAACGCTTTCTTTTGCTCCGGTGTTGGGCTTTTCAGCTGGATAATCTGTTCAAAATATTCTTCCATAGTTCCGGCTGGCTGATGAATCAGAAGCAAGCGACCAACAGTATCGCTGGTTTTGACAAAGGTGTGGGCCACTCCACGAGGACCAAACACACTATCGCCAGCTTTGAGCCGAAAGATGTCCTGTCCGATCTGTACTTTAAACTCTCCTTCCATGACAAAAAACCATTCGTCCAGGTTGGTATGTTTGTGTAAAGGTGGTCCTATCTTCTCGAACCGGGTAGTATCATAGATACTCATTGCCCCGTCGGTATCCTTTCCGGAAACTTTCAAATCAAAGCGGGCTCCCAGATACATAAAACTCTTGTTAAACCGGTCCTTTCCGGCATCTACCCGGATGCCTTTGTCAGGACGGTCGTTGGCAAACGAAAGGGGAATAAACGAAAACGGTGCCAGTGCAGGCAGTGAAAGAAAAGATCGGCGGTGCATAGACGGTGCAGGCTAAGGAAAAGAAATACATGTTAAGGAATAGATAAAGCCCAGGAAAGATAAATAATCAGAAAAGGATTGTCTATAACCCTTTTTACAACTAGATACCAAATCTTTCCTGTTTGCTTGTTTCTATTCGGTGATCTCAGGGACAGTAATACATCTATTTCTTATAGAAATTCCAAATGATGACACTACTTATAATGCCTCCTACATTTATAAGAATTATGATACTAAAATGAGGTTTTATAATGACCTGAGCAACAATTAGTGATATCCACAACTGCGAAATCACAAACCATATAGCGCCTTTTGACGCATTACCACTACTATACTTTTTCAATATGGCGCCAATATATTTCCGGTCTGAAAGCCATTGGTAAAGTTTAGGCGATCCTTGGAGGAAACAATATCCTGCTAAAAGTATAAACGGAATTGCTGGTACGCCTGGTAATAAAACACCTATGTAAGCCAACACAAGGGAAACAATCCCCAAAAAAAGGAACAAGCATTTATACAAACGGCTATTCATACCTCTTGTTAGCCTCTATCATTGCTTCTATATGCGAGAGCATGGCAAAGCAGTTATCCATTACCCTATCAGGAAACTTAAGTTTCATTAAAATCTCAGACACCTTATAAAAAGACATTCGACATATCATAAACTCTTTCAGGCCATACACATATCCTTGCAGCCATTCGTTATCCTCAAGGTTCTTTCCCCAAATATCAGCATGTAAACCAAGATTTTCTTTCAGTACACTTATATCATTACGATCAACCAGGACAAAAGCCAGGAACTCTACGATATCACGATGAGGTATGTTCTTTACTGCTAGTTCCCAATCATAAATACACACCTCTGCATTGCTCCGGATACCGACATTTCTAGGATTAAAATCATTGTGGATCACACAAACAGGCCATGAATTTTCTATACTTTGTGTGATATCCTTCAAAAAACCAGGGAGTTTTTTAAACTGACCGCTACGTTCAGAAGACGCTTCCTCTTTTAGAATGATAGCAATCAGTTTTTCATAAAGGGGGACCAATTGTGAAGGATCAAAGCGACGAATAAGATGATCAGGGACCTGATTTTCTCCAGAATAGTAATGTTGGTGTATCTTTGTAATAGCTTCAATTACCTTCTTCACATCTTCAAGTCTCCACATTTCTGGCTTGTTTTCGGTATTAAACAGGTGCATAGCATCAGACTGAAGGTATTCCATAGCCAACAGGTATATTTCACGCTGCACATTTTCTTTTTTTCCAAAATATTTTGGTGTTATGCAAAAGCCGCTGTTGTGCAGGTCCTCATAAATAAAAAGTTCTTTCAGATGGCAGTTATAATACTCGGTATGATTGCGGTAGGCATAGATAAGGTCAGATAGTGCCGGTTCTATAGCAGCAGCCAAACTATGCAGCCCCTTTATTATATCCTGGTCGGATGCTTTTGATTTGATAAGCAGCGAAAGATTGTGCTGGGGGCCTGTAGCTGTAAAAGGGAAAAAGCCAATAAGCTTATTACTGGTCTTGCTGGTAAGGTTTGTAATGATGCCATTTTCCATTTCTTTCTCCACAAAAGAAACATTCAGACTAGCATATTCTGCGTGCACACTGCCCATTATGCCCCTGACCAGGCTTTGATTAAGTTCGGTCCGGGTAAGCCAATTTACCGGTTTATTGCGTCCAAGTTTTTCGTGGGCTTTGGCAAATGCCCCACTTACAATGGCGGCGTAGGTAGAAATTTCGAGCGACAGAGCAAATGCGGCTATCAGTTGGGCAAAGCGTTGCAACTTGCCTTGTCCATAGCACTTCATTAATTCCAGCATTTCTTTTTGTTTGGGGACTGATGTGCCCCCTCCTACCGTACCTACAACCAGCGTAGGGAGCACAAGAGATATATAGAGTCCGTCATCGGTTTTTTCCAGGTGCAGCATACCCACAGACGACTCATGAACACAGCCCAGGTCCTGCCCTGTAGCGGCAAATATGGCCGCTATTGTGTTAGCCACATTGATATTGTAACTAAACATATTATCATTGTTTGCAAGTGCTACAGATGGTGTAAAACAGTTTACAATGTCCTGCGACGTAGTGCGCAGGACATTTTCTATAACGGCCTCTTTCAGGTAGCATTCTGCCATTACCCGCACACCCCGGCCATTTTCAACCGAATAGGATGAGACTTTTTTATCGGACGAGCCATTGCCTTCAATAACATAGTTTTTAATGGCTATACCTGTTTCTGTGGTAAAATGGCTAACAATAAACAGCAATGCATGCCAGGTACAAGTGGTGGTCATGTTTTGGCCGGAAGCATCGCCAGTACGGTAAAAAAAACGGGCATGCACTACAGTATCAGCCAGTACAGGTTCTATAGATAAAAGCCGCGCATGGTTAGAATGCTTTTGGGCTTCTTTTTTAATGTATTCAAACTTATCCGGCAGCCAGTTGTAAAACGTTCCTGCATCGGCAGTACTATTAAAAATAAACATGGGGCAACGGCTCATTTTCTGGTGCACAAAGGTGGTAGCAATACCACCGCTCATGCTGGCTGCTTTTGCTCCCCGGTTCATACTTGCCACAAGGGCACCTTCTAAGGTTGCTGCCCCGGCATATACCCATTCTTTGCCGTCTTCTTCTATATGCAAAAGCGGCCCTACTAGCCCTATGGGTATTTCAACAGAGCCTATATAGGATTCTATTTTATTCTGTATATCAGAATGCAATAGCCCAGAAGCTGCGATATGTGTTGTAGAATAACCCTGTTCATCCAAATAATCCTGACGCAGCTTGGTAGAGTAAGGCGTTACCAGGCCCCTGCCGGGAACTATGGGATAGTTTTCCATAACTTATTGGTTAAGTATTTCATTAACAAGCCTTCCATAAAATCGGTCAAGGCTTTCGAACTGTGAAGCATGAATGTATTCAACAACTGTTTTATGGCGTATGGCAACAGCGTCAAACAGACTATCGTAAATTTTATCAAACAGTGCCAGAATCTGAAGCTGTTCATGGGGTTCAGACACTTTTCTTGAGGCAATACGGTTTAAAAGTACACCAGGTTCAGCCTTTAAAAAGTAAATCTCATCAGGCAAACTGGTTTTAAATAATGCTCTGAGTTTCTCATCTGGCACAGTAGCATCTTTAAAACAATCATGTATAAAAGTAAATAGTGTACCTGCAGGGTCAGCAAGCCCTTTTACAGGAAGTAACGACAGTATAAAGCCCAATAGCTGACCATAGGCCTCATTGTAATAATCCAGACGTTCCCTTTTCAGACTACCCGGACTTATACGACCTGTATAAAATCTTGCATAAACAAGCGGGTCTACTAAAGGATGTCGCTCACATACCAGCACACGAGTAAGAGGGGTTACCATTTCATCTGCCAGCTTTTGGTAAAGCATCATGGCACCAAAGAGTGACAGGGCTTTCAGGTCGCTCCGGTTGTTCTTATCAGCATCTGCACCCATCTCATTTAAGAGTTTTGTGTGCTTTTTAAGTGCTGAGTCCTCTGGTAATACATCTTCGTCTATATGCGGCAGGGTCAACAACGTTACATGCTCAAGCTTTTGTGATTTTAATTTTGAGAATATCACGCTTTTGCCGCTTCCGTCTAAACCTGTTATAAGTATGGTTTTTATCATTCGGAGATATATTTAACAGCTAGCGCACACAGCTCCTCCGGTAGGAATGACGAATCAAGTATACACCAGTCTGATTTAGTATACGTTTCGAACTCAGCAATCAATCGGGTTTGAAACCCGATAAAATTTTCAGGGGTTGCGTCACGGCAGCCACACTCATATCGGGAGAATCGTTTTTTACGCACAGCGCTCAGTTCAGGCCTGTATGAAAGTAAAATGGTCTTATCGGGCACCGGCATGCGCGAAGCAAGGTACTGCACTAGTTCCCTGTCTGCACCCATTACTGTTTCGGAAGCAAAATATTTATAATAGTAAGCGTTTATAATGATTATCCTGGTGTC
Encoded proteins:
- a CDS encoding PAS domain S-box protein; this encodes MSKNLFEQRLSEQENWSELALQLAEIGRWELDLVDYKVYLDDRCTELYGFPSEEAPSYNDLFNYIYPEDHAKVKLAVSQSLTLAEYVPYNIRFRTISAEDKKVRWIHCKGKTSFTAEGNPYRFIGTAQDVTELIESQKQAAAFEHLSELALEGASAGWFTIRMADNYMEHSLTLTRIMTGTEKLVNRDFLIKHLHPDDIPLRDKAYQEAAQSGKLRYEVRFIWDDGSIHWVRVLGTYQYDEHHTPYFFAGIAQDITLEVQARLELQVSEERFRNIVEQAPMGLGLLKGTDMIIEVGNQRMFDLWGKDSSIIGMKLMEALPELEGQGFWELLQHVYHTAEPFVGVGTLAKLQRNGKLEDAYFDFAYTPLRNATGKVSGIMVLANEVTTQTLSQKSLASSEAKFRSLIEEAPFATALYRGEELIIDTANQTMIELWGKDESVRGMRLADALPELESQPFLDILAQIYKTGQVYHAREMRADLVVRGKLDSFYFNFIYKPLRDEKGQVYAILNMAVEVTDEVIYRQKLEESELFARTIFYNSPVAKMVLTTEQMLIHTINENMLQMIGRDESIIGKPLLEAIPELRSTSLPDRFQHVYTTGQTFHEPEERFDLLRFGIPYTGYYNYTYKALTNTNGQIYGVIIAAIEVTNLVLARKKVEEAEAMMRGAIELAQLGTWTYDPATNRTTYSDRLREWFGILPEEEDLDDVYPVLSNADQERIRTAMSWALNPESGGIYNEEYAITNRTTGQKYIIHAQARTFFDEQGKPVKMFGTAQDVTERRSAQLVLEQQVQKRTEELATTNEELAATNEELATTNDELFEANQLLARSNDNLEKFAYIASHDLQEPLRKIQAFGDLLKKEYATSLGNGIPILERMQSASKRMSVLIQDLLSFSKISNQKDRTESVSLNQVLDT
- a CDS encoding cyanophycinase → MQEVPKGKLLIIGGAEDIGDPQKLSCAQEESRNFQSFEVLQELLPDNSKADYRIEVITTASEEPNEMGKKYQKAFERANISNVGIIHISNREEANAPATIKRIEKASAVFFSGGDQFRLSTILGSSQLMEVITRKYIREPGFIVGGTSAGAMAISSVMIYEGDSHKALLKGTVKISSGLGLIDHCIIDTHFINRGRFGRLAESIITNPACIGLGLGEDTALVIYDGNKAECCGSGMVVVIDSKELGHTNIAYVEKGTPLSAENLTVHLLTKGNGFSLKERKFIPAKKDMELEESIRSH
- a CDS encoding porin family protein, which codes for MKNLFAIKQQAFKHLTFSLLALLSVSTYSYAQEADGVKFGIKGGLNLSNFYKTEVGDEKIKPGFNAGVFLKAPIAGEVLSIQPEVLYTLVGSETEYSNFLQGSGKYRFNLGYIQVPILLMVNLGPLNIHAGPYAAFLTNVNIKDVDDDGSIDGVTELNKDKFNSIDYGLAGGLGFDLKGATLGFRYNYGLREVGKDGGISLNGSTNASRLLRDSKNSVFQIYVGFGF
- a CDS encoding polysaccharide deacetylase family protein; amino-acid sequence: MKQVIFLYCVVLSVSAFSQTNSSGKKPAAKAIICLTYDDGLASHLSVAVPQLDSAGLKATFFLNSIAGSSDVLGKASPAVVGWQQAAQKGHELGNHTLFHPCPEKLGWEKQVAIEQYTLTRILEEVTLSNALLTLLDQKKAKRTFAYPCNNVIVQGKDYSTELQKTGLISYARGGGDRTNIVTDYKTLNPMQVPSWLVEDGTTLNELIAFAEKVKQAGGMGIYQFHGIGGEFFQVSKETHKRFLQYLNANKEHYRVITFSEAMNSITTR
- a CDS encoding cupin domain-containing protein; protein product: MHRRSFLSLPALAPFSFIPLSFANDRPDKGIRVDAGKDRFNKSFMYLGARFDLKVSGKDTDGAMSIYDTTRFEKIGPPLHKHTNLDEWFFVMEGEFKVQIGQDIFRLKAGDSVFGPRGVAHTFVKTSDTVGRLLLIHQPAGTMEEYFEQIIQLKSPTPEQKKALLIKHHMEAVGPALSPD
- a CDS encoding YbaN family protein encodes the protein MNSRLYKCLFLFLGIVSLVLAYIGVLLPGVPAIPFILLAGYCFLQGSPKLYQWLSDRKYIGAILKKYSSGNASKGAIWFVISQLWISLIVAQVIIKPHFSIIILINVGGIISSVIIWNFYKK